In Pungitius pungitius chromosome 2, fPunPun2.1, whole genome shotgun sequence, a single window of DNA contains:
- the bod1l1 gene encoding biorientation of chromosomes in cell division protein 1-like 1 isoform X1 yields the protein MAGLPPGDPQLVSMIVSHLKTQGLFDQFRRDCLADVDTKPAYLNLKQRVDNFVSNHLSNHTWSPHLNKNQLRNNIRQLVLQSGMLEQGVDRIVAQVVDPKVNHLFRPQVERVVREFLSPGSYSEEPPLPLPSAETKPDVGDPEQASTSAPDAMSILDTITSLNQEASVRASSDRGRRGPDEDGEMDMSVDEDGDGLHDGRTLEEAQEPAAEVQALEVKTEDAQEHMDLATEGSVEEVKMEEEECGAQEQTEEERDSKTTGKPTEEKHDDDDDDDDVLRSTSQAKQKDRERIKEEYLLEDSDLDGLSDITVSSVHTSDLSSLEEQSEDDELLSDSSEEGELQSDDPDEGAKNEAGGDAEEEERKPRRKAYVHKPFLYSRYYSDSDDEITVEERRRSAAKDKEERLLKRQQNRERMEEKRKQKAAQAEERDQRKQKGGASLALEARKERKVLEKKMALNRKRKLDSRKDGDASSRKRGDADGPKKAEVKPAAAKPPQPKCLRILSESATCEERPGRTSGSFSEDSGEPKKLCDKSRTHSFILELEQGSQEALKQRSVGKFDRFSRKELHLKERKEKERSVSDERARAKQKQEKKCEHQADEAPQKDAAAVKGTSEEKKLKIKSEKKMAGTTREGKSSLSEGVADEGPKDASVKKSRSASVEAVKADKDKTREKEKDKSKDKEKAKGERTSARSDLKQLLRVDSTCSSEDMEPDSSKKKERHPKEVLKRSKSHAEDRPKSKSDNKDGEKEKTKADQDGQKSIKCSSEVETKRTKTGDKARTLERSRSKSREETKTPLTKTDNKAQSTGGGPACKAEKKKEANAKEPKGCEEPPQEKSELKSGKKKTEKTDKVPEKKDERTEETKTPPEDAPGRSSLSSPDEEEQPQEGPFLQDASTDSDPPAADVQGDAPPEPPADALLALMDVCTSAGARLPPGSTLQEADLKMKEAALTLLSMDPDSTVSSALGHPGNQGPPGRTGPEPEGPPADDVTASEASPGAAGEEPTAADVSHSKKETDVGTEEAAEKEEQQQEKEEEEEEEDKSARPEGHVDAAAGLRAGGTGEELTADVAPEAAEQERPEPDVRDSETSRTVTSCPSSTTAEEQAEEDEEDGTAGEAESEPVEEETEERNPPSDVQMEHDILQKTEEVREPESRSKLVQQISDVSSADRQDEETGADKEEEPEGRGGPRPSSAGREPAADEKEKRESAEQKAEETFEEDRSPRRGGASLSREREREEAETDRPEEPEEPEEPLSGSGSLAEGRGASGDDQKEEMEEKQEMKVEEVEVEEVKVEEVKMVEVKEKHEMEEMVEKHEMVEKEEENDAMLEKHEMVEEEKEAMVEKHEMVEEEKEVMVEKDEMMEKEEKQEMVVQKDIVQEAEKQEIVEKEEKQKMVEKEKDEMVEEEEKQEMVVQKDIVKEAEKQEIVEKEEKQKMVEKEKDEMVEEEEKQEMVVQKDIVKEAEKQEIVEKEEKQKMVEKEKDEMVEEEEKQEMVVQKDIVKEAEKQEIVEKEEKQKMVEKLGMEKQEMEKEEMVEKEEMVEKEEMVEMEKEEMEKQEKESSGREENNEEEGGPEESAGGGGSVDLRSEAAGGSDTRKPAMKRRRSEEAGEEVRKNIRPEEPRVEQPAADQKDKRAQGGEQNDDEEDEGEKEEEEKAAATRATTRAASRLEAERNKPSKPSTRASRQGGRDEAAGAARGTRGQAARGGRKREASPPAGRTRGGQKPEEPPSKRAKR from the exons ATGGCCGGCCTGCCGCCCGGAGACCCGCAGCTCGTCTCCATGATCGTCAGTCACCTGAAGACTCAGGGGCTCTTCGACCAGTTCCGGAGGGACTGCCTCGCAGACGTTGACACAAAG CCAGCTTACTTGAACCTGAAGCAAAGAGTGGACAACTTTGTCTCCAATCACCTGTCAAACCACACATGGAGTCCTCATCTGAACAAGAACCAGCTGAGGAACAACATCCGGCAACTCGTGCTGCA GTCCGGCATGCTGGAGCAGGGAGTGGACAGGATCGTGGCCCAAGTGGTGGATCCCAAAGTCAACCATCTCTTCCGGCCGCAGGTGGAGAGGGTGGTGCGTGAGTTCCTGTCACCCGGCAGCTACTCCGAGGAGCCCCCGCTGCCGCTTCCTTCGGCGGAGACCAAACCCGACGTGGGCGACCCCGAGCAAG CCTCAACGTCTGCTCCGGACGCCATGTCCATCCTGGACACCATCACCTCCCTCAACCAGGAGGCCAGCGTCAGGGCCAGCTCGGACAGAGGACGCAGAGGCCCCGATGAGGACGGCGAGATGGACATGAGTGTCGACGAGGACGGAGACGGCCTCCATGACGGGAGGACGCTGGAGGAGGCCCAGGAGCCGGCGGCGGAGGTCCAGGCCTTAGAAGTGAAGACGGAGGACGCTCAGGAACACATGGATCTGGCCACAGAAGGGtcggtggaggaggtgaagatggaagaggaggagtgtggAGCGCAGGagcagacggaggaggagagagacagcaaAACGACAGGAAAACCCACAGAGGAGAagcacgacgacgacgacgatgatgatgatgtgctgAGATCTACGAGTCAGGCCAAGCAGAAAGACCGAGAGAGGATAAAAGAAG AATACCTCCTGGAGGACTCTGACCTGGACGGGCTGAGCGACATCACCGTGAGCTCCGTCCACACCAGCGACTTGTCGTCGCTGGAGGAACAAAGTGAAGATGACGAGCTGCTGTCGGACTCCTCTGAAGAGGGCGAACTTCAATCAGACG ATCCAGACGAGGGAGCAAAGAACGAAGCCGGCGGCgacgcagaggaagaagagcgcAAACCTCGGCGCAAGGCGTACGTCCACAAGCCCTTCCTCTACTCCCGTTACTATAGCGACTCGGATGATGAGATCACCGTGGAAGAGCGGCGCAGAAGTGCG GCGAAGGACAAGGAGGAGCGGCTGCTGAAGAGGCAGCAGAACCGGGAGCGGATGGAGGAGAAGCGCAaacagaaggcggcgcaggcgGAGGAGCGCG ACCAGAGGAAACAGAAAGGCGGGGCCTCTTTGGCTCTGGAGGCTCGcaaagagaggaaggttctGGAGAAGAAGATGGCCctcaacaggaagaggaagctggACTCCAG GAAGGACGGAGATGCTTCCAGCAGAAAGAGAGGAGACGCAGACGGACCCAAGAAAGCG GAAGTGAAACCTGCAGCCGCCAAGCCCCCCCAACCCAAATGCCTCCGAATTCTGTCGGAGTCTGCGACTTGTGAAGAACGGCCCGGAAGGACGAGCGGCAGCTTCTCGGAGGACTCCGGCGAGCCCAAGAAGCTGTGCGACAAAAGCCGGACTCACTCGTTCatcctggagctggagcagggcTCCCAAGAGGCTCTGAAGCAGCGCTCCGTGGGGAAGTTTGATCGGTTCTCCCGTAAAGAACTTCACCTCAAAGAACGCAAGGAGAAGGAACGCAGCGTGTCGGACGAACGCGCCAGAGCCAAACAAAAGCAGGAGAAGAAATGTGAACATCAGGCAGATGAAGCTCCGCAGAAGGACGCTGCTGCTGTTAAAGGGACCTCTGAAGAGAAGAAACTGAAGATCAAAAGCGAGAAGAAAATGGCTGGAACCACCAGAGAAGGAAAGTCGTCCTTGTCAGAAGGTGTCGCAGATGAAGGTCCTAAAGACGCTTCGGTCAAGAAGTCCAGATCTGCGTCTGTGGAGGCTGTCAAAGCAGACAAGGACAAAACtagggagaaggagaaagataaGAGCAAAGACAAGGAGAAGGCCAAAGGAGAGAGAACCTCAGCGAGAAGTGACTTGAAGCAGCTGCTGCGTGTGGATtccacctgctcctctgaggacaTGGAGCCCGACAGCTCcaagaagaaagagagacaccCCAAGGAGGTCCTGAAGAGGTCCAAGAGCCACGCCGAGGACCGGCCCAAATCCAAAAGCGACAATAAAGACGGCGagaaggaaaagacaaaagcagATCAAGACGGCCAGAAATCCATCAAGTGCAGCTCTGAAGTGGAGACAAAGAGGACAAAGACGGGCGATAAAGCAAGAACCCTGGAACGATCCAGGTCCAAATCcagagaggagacaaagactcCATTGACAAAGACTGATAATAAAGCTCAGAGCACCGGGGGGGGTCCCGCCTGCAaagcggagaagaagaaggaggccaATGCAAAGGAGCCGAAGGGCTGCGAGGAGCCTCCGCAGGAGAAGAGCGAGCTCAagagtggaaagaaaaaaacggagaaGACGGATAAAGTCCCAGAAAAGAAGGACGAGAGAACAGAAGAGACAAAGACGCCACCAGAGGACGCCCCGGGGAGGTCTTCGCTTTCCTCCCCCGATGAAGAAGAGCAGCCGCAGGAAGGCCCCTTCCTCCAGGACGCCAGCACGGACTccgacccccccgccgccgACGTGCAGGGCGACGCCCCCCCCGAGCCGCCGGCCGACGCCCTGCTGGCTCTGATGGACGTCTGCACCTCGGCGGGGGCCAGACTCCCCCCCGGGTCGACCCTGCAGGAGGCCGACCTGAAGATGAAGGAGGCGGCTCTGACTCTGCTCTCCATGGATCCCGACAGCACCGTGTCCTCCGCCTTGGGCCACCCGGGGAACCAGGGCCCCCCAGGACGGACGGGACCCGAGCCAGAGGGGCCGCctgctgatgatgtcacagcctCCGAGGCGTCTCCAGGTGCGGCCGGGGAGGAGCCGACGGCTGCAG atgtgtctcattctaAGAAAGAAACAGATGTTGGGACGGAGGAAGCTGCTGAGAAG GaggaacagcagcaggagaaggaggaggaggaggaggaggaagataaaAGTGCCCGTCCAGAGGGACACGTGGACGCAGCAGCCGGCCTACGAG CAGGAGGAACCGGGGAGGAACTCACCGCTGACGTCGCTCCCGAAGCCGCTGAACAAG AGCGACCCGAGCCGGACGTCAGAGACAGCGAGACGAGCCGAACAGTGACCTCCTGTCCATCATCCACTACTGCGGAGGAACaggccgaggaggacgaggaggacggca ctgcaggtgaagctgAGAGTGAACCAGTGGAGGAAGAAACGGAGGAGAGGAACCCACCAAGT GACGTTCAGATGGAGCACGACATCCTGCAGAAGACCGAGGAGGTCCGAGAACCCGAGAGTCGGTCCAAGCTGGTCCAACAAATCA GTGACGTCTCCAGCGCAGACAGACAGGACGAGGAGACGGGGGCCGACAAG gaggaggagccggagggACGAGGAGGACCAAGGCCTTCCTCAGCAGGAAGAGAACCTG CAGCTgatgagaaggaaaagagagaatcCGCTGAG CAGAAAGCTGAGGAGACGTTTGAGGAGGACAGAAGCCCACGCAGGGGTGGAGCGTCCttaagcagagagagagagagagaggaggctgagACGGACCGACCGGAGGAACCAGAGGAACCGGAGGAGCCTCTGAGCGGCTCGGGGAGCCTTGCAGAAGGCCGAGGGGCCTCTGGAG ATGAtcagaaggaggagatggaggagaagcaggagatgAAGgtcgaggaggtggaggtggaggaggtgaaggtggaggaggtgaagatggtggaggtgaaggagaagcacgagatggaggagatggtggagaagCACGAGATggtggagaaggaagaggaaaatgaCGCAATGCTGGAGAAGCAcgagatggtggaggaggagaaggaggcaaTGGTGGAGAAGCAcgagatggtggaggaggagaaggaggtaaTGGTGGAGAAAGACGAgatgatggagaaggaggagaagcaaGAAATGGTGGTGCAGAAGGACATCGTACAGGAGGCAGAGAAGCAGGAAatagtggagaaggaggagaagcagaagatggtggagaaggagaaggacgagatggtggaggaggaggagaagcaagaAATGGTGGTGCAGAAGGACATCGTGAAGGAGGCAGAGAAGCAGGAAatagtggagaaggaggagaagcagaagatggtggagaaggagaaggacgagatggtggaggaggaggagaagcaagaAATGGTGGTGCAGAAGGACATCGTGAAGGAGGCAGAGAAGCAGGAAatagtggagaaggaggagaagcagaagatggtggagaaggagaaggacgagatggtggaggaggaggagaagcaagaAATGGTGGTGCAGAAGGACATCGTGAAGGAGGCAGAGAAGCAGGAAatagtggagaaggaggagaagcagaagatgGTGGAGAAGCTGGGAATGGAGAagcaggagatggagaaggaggagatggtggagaaggaggagatggtggagaaggaggagatggtggagatggagaaggaggagatggagaagcaggagaaggagagcagCGGCAGAGAGGAG aacaatgaggaggaaggaggaccaGAGGaatctgcaggaggaggaggttcagtcGACCTTCGGTCTGAAGCTGCAGGAGGCTCCGACACAC GTAAACcagcgatgaagaggaggagatcggAGGAG GCTGGAGAGGAAGTGAGGAAGAACATCCGTCCAGAGGAACCTCGTGTGGAGCAacctgctgctg ATCAAAAGGACAAAAGGGCACAAGGAGGTGAGCAGAatgacgatgaggaggacgagggggagaaagaggaggaagaaaaggcagCCGCGACCAGAGCGACGACTCGAGCAGCGTCTCGTCTGGAGGCCGAGAG aaacAAGCCCAGTAAACCGTCCACTCGAGCCAGCCGGCAGGGCGGCAGGGACGAGGCCGCCGGCGCCGCGCG TGGGACGAGGGGCCAGGCGGCCAGGGGGGGCCGTAAGCGGGAGGCCAGCCCCCCCGCGGGGCGAACACGGGGTGGACAGAAGCCAGAGGAGCCCCCCTCCAAGCGAGCCAAGCGCTAG
- the bod1l1 gene encoding biorientation of chromosomes in cell division protein 1-like 1 isoform X5 yields MAGLPPGDPQLVSMIVSHLKTQGLFDQFRRDCLADVDTKPAYLNLKQRVDNFVSNHLSNHTWSPHLNKNQLRNNIRQLVLQSGMLEQGVDRIVAQVVDPKVNHLFRPQVERVVREFLSPGSYSEEPPLPLPSAETKPDVGDPEQASTSAPDAMSILDTITSLNQEASVRASSDRGRRGPDEDGEMDMSVDEDGDGLHDGRTLEEAQEPAAEVQALEVKTEDAQEHMDLATEGSVEEVKMEEEECGAQEQTEEERDSKTTGKPTEEKHDDDDDDDDVLRSTSQAKQKDRERIKEEYLLEDSDLDGLSDITVSSVHTSDLSSLEEQSEDDELLSDSSEEGELQSDDPDEGAKNEAGGDAEEEERKPRRKAYVHKPFLYSRYYSDSDDEITVEERRRSAAKDKEERLLKRQQNRERMEEKRKQKAAQAEERDQRKQKGGASLALEARKERKVLEKKMALNRKRKLDSRKDGDASSRKRGDADGPKKAEVKPAAAKPPQPKCLRILSESATCEERPGRTSGSFSEDSGEPKKLCDKSRTHSFILELEQGSQEALKQRSVGKFDRFSRKELHLKERKEKERSVSDERARAKQKQEKKCEHQADEAPQKDAAAVKGTSEEKKLKIKSEKKMAGTTREGKSSLSEGVADEGPKDASVKKSRSASVEAVKADKDKTREKEKDKSKDKEKAKGERTSARSDLKQLLRVDSTCSSEDMEPDSSKKKERHPKEVLKRSKSHAEDRPKSKSDNKDGEKEKTKADQDGQKSIKCSSEVETKRTKTGDKARTLERSRSKSREETKTPLTKTDNKAQSTGGGPACKAEKKKEANAKEPKGCEEPPQEKSELKSGKKKTEKTDKVPEKKDERTEETKTPPEDAPGRSSLSSPDEEEQPQEGPFLQDASTDSDPPAADVQGDAPPEPPADALLALMDVCTSAGARLPPGSTLQEADLKMKEAALTLLSMDPDSTVSSALGHPGNQGPPGRTGPEPEGPPADDVTASEASPGAAGEEPTAADVSHSKKETDVGTEEAAEKEEQQQEKEEEEEEEDKSARPEGHVDAAAGLRAGGTGEELTADVAPEAAEQERPEPDVRDSETSRTVTSCPSSTTAEEQAEEDEEDGTAGEAESEPVEEETEERNPPSDVQMEHDILQKTEEVREPESRSKLVQQISDVSSADRQDEETGADKEEEPEGRGGPRPSSAGREPADEKEKRESAEKAEETFEEDRSPRRGGASLSREREREEAETDRPEEPEEPEEPLSGSGSLAEGRGASGDDQKEEMEEKQEMKVEEVEVEEVKVEEVKMVEVKEKHEMEEMVEKHEMVEKEEENDAMLEKHEMVEEEKEAMVEKHEMVEEEKEVMVEKDEMMEKEEKQEMVVQKDIVQEAEKQEIVEKEEKQKMVEKEKDEMVEEEEKQEMVVQKDIVKEAEKQEIVEKEEKQKMVEKEKDEMVEEEEKQEMVVQKDIVKEAEKQEIVEKEEKQKMVEKEKDEMVEEEEKQEMVVQKDIVKEAEKQEIVEKEEKQKMVEKLGMEKQEMEKEEMVEKEEMVEKEEMVEMEKEEMEKQEKESSGREENNEEEGGPEESAGGGGSVDLRSEAAGGSDTRKPAMKRRRSEEAGEEVRKNIRPEEPRVEQPAADQKDKRAQGGEQNDDEEDEGEKEEEEKAAATRATTRAASRLEAERNKPSKPSTRASRQGGRDEAAGAARGTRGQAARGGRKREASPPAGRTRGGQKPEEPPSKRAKR; encoded by the exons ATGGCCGGCCTGCCGCCCGGAGACCCGCAGCTCGTCTCCATGATCGTCAGTCACCTGAAGACTCAGGGGCTCTTCGACCAGTTCCGGAGGGACTGCCTCGCAGACGTTGACACAAAG CCAGCTTACTTGAACCTGAAGCAAAGAGTGGACAACTTTGTCTCCAATCACCTGTCAAACCACACATGGAGTCCTCATCTGAACAAGAACCAGCTGAGGAACAACATCCGGCAACTCGTGCTGCA GTCCGGCATGCTGGAGCAGGGAGTGGACAGGATCGTGGCCCAAGTGGTGGATCCCAAAGTCAACCATCTCTTCCGGCCGCAGGTGGAGAGGGTGGTGCGTGAGTTCCTGTCACCCGGCAGCTACTCCGAGGAGCCCCCGCTGCCGCTTCCTTCGGCGGAGACCAAACCCGACGTGGGCGACCCCGAGCAAG CCTCAACGTCTGCTCCGGACGCCATGTCCATCCTGGACACCATCACCTCCCTCAACCAGGAGGCCAGCGTCAGGGCCAGCTCGGACAGAGGACGCAGAGGCCCCGATGAGGACGGCGAGATGGACATGAGTGTCGACGAGGACGGAGACGGCCTCCATGACGGGAGGACGCTGGAGGAGGCCCAGGAGCCGGCGGCGGAGGTCCAGGCCTTAGAAGTGAAGACGGAGGACGCTCAGGAACACATGGATCTGGCCACAGAAGGGtcggtggaggaggtgaagatggaagaggaggagtgtggAGCGCAGGagcagacggaggaggagagagacagcaaAACGACAGGAAAACCCACAGAGGAGAagcacgacgacgacgacgatgatgatgatgtgctgAGATCTACGAGTCAGGCCAAGCAGAAAGACCGAGAGAGGATAAAAGAAG AATACCTCCTGGAGGACTCTGACCTGGACGGGCTGAGCGACATCACCGTGAGCTCCGTCCACACCAGCGACTTGTCGTCGCTGGAGGAACAAAGTGAAGATGACGAGCTGCTGTCGGACTCCTCTGAAGAGGGCGAACTTCAATCAGACG ATCCAGACGAGGGAGCAAAGAACGAAGCCGGCGGCgacgcagaggaagaagagcgcAAACCTCGGCGCAAGGCGTACGTCCACAAGCCCTTCCTCTACTCCCGTTACTATAGCGACTCGGATGATGAGATCACCGTGGAAGAGCGGCGCAGAAGTGCG GCGAAGGACAAGGAGGAGCGGCTGCTGAAGAGGCAGCAGAACCGGGAGCGGATGGAGGAGAAGCGCAaacagaaggcggcgcaggcgGAGGAGCGCG ACCAGAGGAAACAGAAAGGCGGGGCCTCTTTGGCTCTGGAGGCTCGcaaagagaggaaggttctGGAGAAGAAGATGGCCctcaacaggaagaggaagctggACTCCAG GAAGGACGGAGATGCTTCCAGCAGAAAGAGAGGAGACGCAGACGGACCCAAGAAAGCG GAAGTGAAACCTGCAGCCGCCAAGCCCCCCCAACCCAAATGCCTCCGAATTCTGTCGGAGTCTGCGACTTGTGAAGAACGGCCCGGAAGGACGAGCGGCAGCTTCTCGGAGGACTCCGGCGAGCCCAAGAAGCTGTGCGACAAAAGCCGGACTCACTCGTTCatcctggagctggagcagggcTCCCAAGAGGCTCTGAAGCAGCGCTCCGTGGGGAAGTTTGATCGGTTCTCCCGTAAAGAACTTCACCTCAAAGAACGCAAGGAGAAGGAACGCAGCGTGTCGGACGAACGCGCCAGAGCCAAACAAAAGCAGGAGAAGAAATGTGAACATCAGGCAGATGAAGCTCCGCAGAAGGACGCTGCTGCTGTTAAAGGGACCTCTGAAGAGAAGAAACTGAAGATCAAAAGCGAGAAGAAAATGGCTGGAACCACCAGAGAAGGAAAGTCGTCCTTGTCAGAAGGTGTCGCAGATGAAGGTCCTAAAGACGCTTCGGTCAAGAAGTCCAGATCTGCGTCTGTGGAGGCTGTCAAAGCAGACAAGGACAAAACtagggagaaggagaaagataaGAGCAAAGACAAGGAGAAGGCCAAAGGAGAGAGAACCTCAGCGAGAAGTGACTTGAAGCAGCTGCTGCGTGTGGATtccacctgctcctctgaggacaTGGAGCCCGACAGCTCcaagaagaaagagagacaccCCAAGGAGGTCCTGAAGAGGTCCAAGAGCCACGCCGAGGACCGGCCCAAATCCAAAAGCGACAATAAAGACGGCGagaaggaaaagacaaaagcagATCAAGACGGCCAGAAATCCATCAAGTGCAGCTCTGAAGTGGAGACAAAGAGGACAAAGACGGGCGATAAAGCAAGAACCCTGGAACGATCCAGGTCCAAATCcagagaggagacaaagactcCATTGACAAAGACTGATAATAAAGCTCAGAGCACCGGGGGGGGTCCCGCCTGCAaagcggagaagaagaaggaggccaATGCAAAGGAGCCGAAGGGCTGCGAGGAGCCTCCGCAGGAGAAGAGCGAGCTCAagagtggaaagaaaaaaacggagaaGACGGATAAAGTCCCAGAAAAGAAGGACGAGAGAACAGAAGAGACAAAGACGCCACCAGAGGACGCCCCGGGGAGGTCTTCGCTTTCCTCCCCCGATGAAGAAGAGCAGCCGCAGGAAGGCCCCTTCCTCCAGGACGCCAGCACGGACTccgacccccccgccgccgACGTGCAGGGCGACGCCCCCCCCGAGCCGCCGGCCGACGCCCTGCTGGCTCTGATGGACGTCTGCACCTCGGCGGGGGCCAGACTCCCCCCCGGGTCGACCCTGCAGGAGGCCGACCTGAAGATGAAGGAGGCGGCTCTGACTCTGCTCTCCATGGATCCCGACAGCACCGTGTCCTCCGCCTTGGGCCACCCGGGGAACCAGGGCCCCCCAGGACGGACGGGACCCGAGCCAGAGGGGCCGCctgctgatgatgtcacagcctCCGAGGCGTCTCCAGGTGCGGCCGGGGAGGAGCCGACGGCTGCAG atgtgtctcattctaAGAAAGAAACAGATGTTGGGACGGAGGAAGCTGCTGAGAAG GaggaacagcagcaggagaaggaggaggaggaggaggaggaagataaaAGTGCCCGTCCAGAGGGACACGTGGACGCAGCAGCCGGCCTACGAG CAGGAGGAACCGGGGAGGAACTCACCGCTGACGTCGCTCCCGAAGCCGCTGAACAAG AGCGACCCGAGCCGGACGTCAGAGACAGCGAGACGAGCCGAACAGTGACCTCCTGTCCATCATCCACTACTGCGGAGGAACaggccgaggaggacgaggaggacggca ctgcaggtgaagctgAGAGTGAACCAGTGGAGGAAGAAACGGAGGAGAGGAACCCACCAAGT GACGTTCAGATGGAGCACGACATCCTGCAGAAGACCGAGGAGGTCCGAGAACCCGAGAGTCGGTCCAAGCTGGTCCAACAAATCA GTGACGTCTCCAGCGCAGACAGACAGGACGAGGAGACGGGGGCCGACAAG gaggaggagccggagggACGAGGAGGACCAAGGCCTTCCTCAGCAGGAAGAGAACCTG CTgatgagaaggaaaagagagaatcCGCTGAG AAAGCTGAGGAGACGTTTGAGGAGGACAGAAGCCCACGCAGGGGTGGAGCGTCCttaagcagagagagagagagagaggaggctgagACGGACCGACCGGAGGAACCAGAGGAACCGGAGGAGCCTCTGAGCGGCTCGGGGAGCCTTGCAGAAGGCCGAGGGGCCTCTGGAG ATGAtcagaaggaggagatggaggagaagcaggagatgAAGgtcgaggaggtggaggtggaggaggtgaaggtggaggaggtgaagatggtggaggtgaaggagaagcacgagatggaggagatggtggagaagCACGAGATggtggagaaggaagaggaaaatgaCGCAATGCTGGAGAAGCAcgagatggtggaggaggagaaggaggcaaTGGTGGAGAAGCAcgagatggtggaggaggagaaggaggtaaTGGTGGAGAAAGACGAgatgatggagaaggaggagaagcaaGAAATGGTGGTGCAGAAGGACATCGTACAGGAGGCAGAGAAGCAGGAAatagtggagaaggaggagaagcagaagatggtggagaaggagaaggacgagatggtggaggaggaggagaagcaagaAATGGTGGTGCAGAAGGACATCGTGAAGGAGGCAGAGAAGCAGGAAatagtggagaaggaggagaagcagaagatggtggagaaggagaaggacgagatggtggaggaggaggagaagcaagaAATGGTGGTGCAGAAGGACATCGTGAAGGAGGCAGAGAAGCAGGAAatagtggagaaggaggagaagcagaagatggtggagaaggagaaggacgagatggtggaggaggaggagaagcaagaAATGGTGGTGCAGAAGGACATCGTGAAGGAGGCAGAGAAGCAGGAAatagtggagaaggaggagaagcagaagatgGTGGAGAAGCTGGGAATGGAGAagcaggagatggagaaggaggagatggtggagaaggaggagatggtggagaaggaggagatggtggagatggagaaggaggagatggagaagcaggagaaggagagcagCGGCAGAGAGGAG aacaatgaggaggaaggaggaccaGAGGaatctgcaggaggaggaggttcagtcGACCTTCGGTCTGAAGCTGCAGGAGGCTCCGACACAC GTAAACcagcgatgaagaggaggagatcggAGGAG GCTGGAGAGGAAGTGAGGAAGAACATCCGTCCAGAGGAACCTCGTGTGGAGCAacctgctgctg ATCAAAAGGACAAAAGGGCACAAGGAGGTGAGCAGAatgacgatgaggaggacgagggggagaaagaggaggaagaaaaggcagCCGCGACCAGAGCGACGACTCGAGCAGCGTCTCGTCTGGAGGCCGAGAG aaacAAGCCCAGTAAACCGTCCACTCGAGCCAGCCGGCAGGGCGGCAGGGACGAGGCCGCCGGCGCCGCGCG TGGGACGAGGGGCCAGGCGGCCAGGGGGGGCCGTAAGCGGGAGGCCAGCCCCCCCGCGGGGCGAACACGGGGTGGACAGAAGCCAGAGGAGCCCCCCTCCAAGCGAGCCAAGCGCTAG